One Halomonas sp. THAF5a genomic region harbors:
- the rpsJ gene encoding 30S ribosomal protein S10 → MQNQKIRIRLKAFDHRLIDQSAAEIVDTAKRTGAQVRGPIPLPTNRERYTVLVSPHVNKDARDQYEIRTHKRVLDIVEPTEKTVDALMKLDLAAGVDVQIKLD, encoded by the coding sequence ATGCAGAACCAGAAGATTCGCATTCGGTTGAAGGCCTTCGACCATCGCCTGATCGACCAGTCCGCCGCGGAGATCGTAGATACCGCCAAGCGTACCGGCGCCCAGGTCCGTGGTCCGATTCCTCTGCCGACCAATCGCGAGCGTTACACCGTGCTGGTGTCTCCGCACGTCAACAAGGACGCGCGCGATCAGTACGAGATTCGTACCCACAAGCGGGTGCTCGATATCGTCGAGCCCACCGAAAAGACCGTTGATGCCCTGATGAAGCTCGACCTCGCCGCCGGCGTGGACGTGCAGATCAAGCTCGACTGA
- the tuf gene encoding elongation factor Tu, which translates to MAKEKFERSKPHINVGTIGHVDHGKTTLTAALTRVSAEVFGGDWSEFDAIDNAPEERERGITIATSHVEYQSETRHYAHVDCPGHADYVKNMITGAAQMDGAILVCSAADGPMPQTREHILLSRQVGVPFIVVFLNKADMVDDEELLELVEMEVRELLDEYDFPGDDTPIITGSALMALEGKDDNGMGTTAVANLIKALDEYIPEPERAIDQPFLMPIEDVFSISGRGTVVTGRVERGVVKAGEEVEIVGIKDTVKTVVTGVEMFRKLLDEGRAGENVGALLRGTKRDDVERGQVLAKPGTITPHTKFEAEVYVLSKDEGGRHTPFFKGYRPQFYFRTTDITGTCELPEGVEMVMPGDNVKMVVSLIAPIAMDDGLRFAIREGGRTVGAGVVAKIIE; encoded by the coding sequence GTGGCTAAGGAAAAATTTGAACGTTCCAAACCGCATATCAACGTCGGTACCATCGGTCACGTCGACCACGGCAAGACCACGCTGACTGCGGCCCTGACTCGCGTTTCTGCCGAGGTGTTCGGCGGTGACTGGAGCGAGTTCGACGCCATCGACAACGCCCCGGAAGAGCGTGAGCGCGGCATCACCATCGCCACCTCTCACGTGGAGTACCAGTCCGAGACGCGTCACTACGCGCACGTCGACTGCCCCGGCCACGCCGACTACGTCAAGAACATGATCACCGGTGCCGCCCAGATGGACGGCGCTATCCTGGTCTGTTCCGCTGCCGACGGCCCCATGCCGCAGACTCGCGAGCACATCCTGCTGTCTCGCCAGGTCGGCGTGCCGTTCATCGTCGTGTTCCTGAACAAGGCCGACATGGTCGACGACGAGGAGCTCCTGGAGCTGGTCGAGATGGAAGTTCGTGAACTCCTCGACGAGTACGACTTCCCGGGCGACGACACCCCGATCATCACCGGTTCCGCCCTGATGGCCCTGGAAGGCAAGGACGACAACGGCATGGGTACCACCGCCGTTGCCAACCTGATCAAGGCCCTGGACGAGTACATCCCGGAGCCGGAGCGTGCCATCGACCAGCCGTTCCTGATGCCGATCGAGGACGTCTTCTCCATCTCCGGCCGCGGCACCGTGGTCACCGGCCGCGTCGAGCGCGGTGTGGTCAAGGCGGGCGAAGAAGTCGAGATCGTCGGTATCAAGGACACCGTCAAGACCGTCGTGACCGGCGTCGAGATGTTCCGCAAGCTGCTCGACGAAGGTCGTGCCGGTGAGAACGTCGGCGCCCTGCTGCGTGGCACCAAGCGTGACGACGTCGAGCGCGGTCAGGTCCTGGCCAAGCCGGGCACCATCACCCCGCACACCAAGTTCGAGGCCGAGGTGTACGTGCTGTCCAAGGACGAGGGTGGTCGTCACACTCCGTTCTTCAAGGGCTACCGTCCGCAGTTCTACTTCCGTACCACCGACATCACCGGTACCTGTGAGCTGCCGGAAGGCGTCGAGATGGTCATGCCGGGCGACAACGTCAAGATGGTCGTCAGCCTGATCGCTCCGATCGCCATGGACGACGGCCTGCGCTTCGCCATCCGCGAAGGCGGTCGTACCGTCGGCGCCGGCGTCGTGGCCAAGATCATCGAGTAA
- the fusA gene encoding elongation factor G: MARKTPLNRYRNIGIVAHVDAGKTTTTERVLFYTGLSHKVGEVHEGAATMDWMEQEQERGITITSAATTCFWQGMNKQFDEHRINIIDTPGHVDFTIEVERSLRVLDGAVVVLCGSSGVQPQTETVWRQANKYEVPRMVFVNKMDRTGADFFMVVDQLKERLGANTVPIQINWGTEDEFKGVIDLIQMKAILWDEANFGMNYDLVDIPAELQETAEKFREEMVESAAEASEELMDKYLEEGDLSIEEIKAGLRRRTLDNEIVLVTCGSAFKNKGVQAVLDGVIEYMPSPTEVKAIEGELDDKDGTIATREADDKAPFAALAFKIATDPFVGTLTFIRVYSGVLKSGDSVYNSVKQKKERVGRIVQMHANSREEIKEVLAGDIAACIGLKDVTTGDTLCDLNDKIVLERMEFPDPVISVAVEPKSKPDQEKMGIALGKLAQEDPSFQVRTDEETGQTIISGMGELHLDILVDRMRREFKVDANIGKPQVAYRETIRGTVEQEGKFVRQSGGRGQFGHVYLRIEPLTAEDKGEDEDMHFKFASEIVGGVVPKEYVPAVEKGAYEQLQNGVIAGYPMIDVKVTLFDGSYHDVDSNETAFKVASSMAIKEGAKKAKAVLLEPVMKVEVVTPEDFMGDVMGDLNRRRGLVQGMDDTAMGKVIRATVPLAEMFGYATDLRSQTQGRASYVMEFADYEEAPSSVVEAVINQNG, from the coding sequence GTGGCTCGCAAGACTCCGCTAAATCGCTACCGCAATATCGGTATCGTGGCGCACGTAGACGCCGGCAAGACCACCACTACCGAACGCGTCCTGTTCTACACCGGCCTCTCTCACAAGGTCGGCGAGGTCCATGAGGGCGCTGCCACCATGGACTGGATGGAGCAGGAGCAGGAGCGTGGTATCACCATCACCTCCGCGGCGACCACCTGCTTCTGGCAGGGCATGAACAAGCAGTTCGATGAGCACCGCATCAACATCATCGACACCCCGGGACACGTCGACTTCACCATCGAGGTGGAGCGTTCCCTGCGCGTGCTCGACGGCGCCGTCGTGGTGCTGTGCGGCTCCTCGGGCGTCCAGCCGCAGACCGAGACCGTCTGGCGTCAGGCCAACAAGTACGAAGTCCCGCGCATGGTGTTCGTCAACAAGATGGACCGTACCGGCGCCGACTTCTTCATGGTGGTCGACCAGCTGAAGGAGCGTCTCGGTGCCAACACCGTGCCGATCCAGATCAACTGGGGCACCGAGGACGAGTTCAAGGGCGTCATCGACCTCATCCAGATGAAGGCCATCCTCTGGGATGAGGCCAACTTCGGGATGAACTACGACCTCGTCGACATCCCGGCCGAGCTCCAGGAGACCGCCGAGAAGTTCCGCGAGGAGATGGTCGAGTCCGCCGCCGAGGCCTCCGAAGAGCTGATGGACAAGTACCTCGAAGAGGGCGACCTGTCCATCGAGGAGATCAAGGCCGGCCTGCGTCGTCGTACCCTCGACAATGAGATCGTCCTGGTCACCTGCGGCTCCGCCTTCAAGAACAAGGGCGTGCAGGCCGTGCTGGATGGCGTCATCGAGTACATGCCGTCGCCGACCGAGGTCAAGGCCATCGAAGGCGAGCTGGACGACAAGGATGGCACCATCGCCACCCGCGAGGCGGACGACAAGGCGCCCTTCGCCGCCCTGGCCTTCAAGATCGCCACCGACCCCTTCGTCGGCACCCTGACCTTCATCCGCGTCTACTCGGGCGTGCTGAAGTCCGGCGACAGCGTCTACAACTCCGTGAAGCAGAAGAAGGAGCGCGTCGGTCGTATCGTCCAGATGCACGCCAACTCCCGCGAGGAGATCAAGGAAGTGCTGGCCGGCGACATCGCCGCCTGCATCGGCCTGAAGGACGTCACCACCGGCGACACCCTGTGCGATCTGAACGACAAGATCGTGCTCGAGCGCATGGAATTCCCGGATCCGGTCATCTCCGTGGCCGTCGAGCCGAAGTCCAAGCCCGACCAGGAGAAGATGGGCATCGCCCTGGGCAAGCTGGCCCAGGAAGATCCCTCCTTCCAGGTGCGCACCGATGAGGAGACGGGTCAGACCATCATCTCCGGCATGGGTGAGCTCCACCTGGACATCCTCGTCGACCGCATGCGTCGCGAGTTCAAGGTCGATGCCAACATCGGCAAGCCGCAGGTCGCCTACCGCGAGACCATCCGCGGTACGGTCGAGCAGGAAGGCAAGTTCGTCCGCCAGTCCGGTGGTCGCGGTCAGTTCGGTCACGTGTACCTGCGGATCGAGCCCCTCACCGCCGAGGACAAGGGCGAAGACGAGGACATGCACTTCAAGTTCGCCTCGGAGATCGTTGGCGGCGTGGTTCCGAAGGAATACGTGCCGGCCGTCGAGAAAGGGGCCTACGAGCAGCTGCAGAACGGTGTCATCGCGGGTTACCCGATGATTGACGTCAAGGTCACGCTGTTCGACGGTTCCTACCATGACGTGGACTCGAACGAGACCGCGTTCAAGGTGGCCTCTTCCATGGCCATCAAGGAAGGTGCCAAGAAGGCGAAGGCCGTGCTCCTGGAGCCGGTGATGAAGGTCGAGGTCGTGACCCCGGAAGACTTCATGGGTGACGTCATGGGCGACCTGAATCGCCGTCGCGGCCTCGTCCAGGGCATGGATGACACCGCCATGGGCAAGGTCATCCGCGCCACGGTACCTCTGGCTGAGATGTTCGGTTACGCGACCGACCTGCGCTCTCAGACCCAGGGCCGCGCGAGCTACGTGATGGAGTTCGCGGATTACGAAGAGGCGCCGTCCAGCGTCGTTGAAGCCGTCATCAACCAGAACGGTTAA
- the rpsG gene encoding 30S ribosomal protein S7 — protein sequence MPRRRVAAKREILPDPKFGSERLAKFMNHLMISGKKSVAERIVYGALDRVADRSKEEPLEIFDKALETIQPMVEVKSRRVGGATYQVPVEVRPSRRQALAMRWLVDAARRRGEKTMVQRLAGEMLDAAEGKGSAVKKREDVHRMAEANKAFSHYRF from the coding sequence ATGCCTAGAAGAAGAGTTGCGGCTAAGCGCGAGATCCTGCCGGATCCCAAGTTCGGAAGTGAGCGCCTGGCGAAGTTCATGAACCACCTGATGATCAGCGGCAAGAAGTCCGTAGCTGAGCGCATCGTCTACGGTGCGCTGGACAGGGTTGCCGATCGTAGCAAGGAAGAGCCGCTGGAGATCTTCGACAAGGCGCTGGAAACCATCCAGCCGATGGTCGAGGTCAAGTCCCGCCGCGTCGGCGGCGCGACCTATCAGGTGCCCGTGGAAGTTCGCCCCTCGCGCCGTCAGGCCCTGGCCATGCGCTGGCTGGTCGATGCGGCCCGTCGCCGTGGCGAGAAGACCATGGTGCAGCGCCTCGCTGGTGAGATGCTCGATGCCGCCGAAGGCAAGGGCTCGGCCGTGAAGAAGCGTGAAGACGTGCATCGTATGGCAGAAGCCAACAAGGCCTTCTCTCACTACCGCTTCTAA
- the rpsL gene encoding 30S ribosomal protein S12 encodes MATINQLVRKPRKRQAAKSDVPALQACPQRRGVCTRVYTTTPKKPNSALRKVCRVRLTNGYEVSSYIGGEGHNLQEHSVVLIRGGRVKDLPGVRYHTVRGALDTSGVQNRKQGRSKYGTKRPKA; translated from the coding sequence ATGGCAACGATCAATCAGCTCGTGCGCAAGCCGCGCAAGCGCCAGGCCGCCAAGAGCGACGTGCCGGCGCTGCAGGCCTGCCCGCAACGTCGCGGGGTCTGCACCCGTGTCTACACCACCACCCCGAAGAAGCCGAACTCCGCACTGCGTAAAGTGTGCCGCGTTCGTCTGACCAACGGTTACGAGGTCTCCTCGTACATCGGTGGTGAAGGCCACAACCTCCAGGAGCACTCCGTGGTCCTGATCCGCGGCGGTCGTGTAAAGGACCTTCCCGGTGTGCGTTATCACACCGTGCGTGGCGCCCTGGACACCTCCGGCGTGCAGAACCGTAAGCAGGGCCGTTCCAAGTACGGCACCAAGCGTCCGAAGGCCTGA
- the rpoC gene encoding DNA-directed RNA polymerase subunit beta' translates to MKDLVKVLKSQSQSDEFDAIKITLASPDMIRSWSYGEVKKPETINYRTFKPERDGLFCAKIFGPVKDYECLCGKYKRMKHRGIICEKCGVEVTKAAVRRERMGHIELASPVAHIWFLKSLPSRIGMFLDMTLRDIERVLYFESFMVIDPGMTTLERGQLLNDEQYFEALEEFGDDFDARMGAEAVQALLKDIDLEEEIGRLREEIPQTNSETKIKKLSKRLKLLEAFQGSGNDPAWMVMEVLPVLPPDLRPLVPLDGGRFATSDLNDLYRRVINRNNRLKRLLDLNAPDIIVRNEKRMLQESVDALLDNGRRGRAITGSNKRPLKSLADMIKGKQGRFRQNLLGKRVDYSGRSVITVGPTLRLHQCGLPKKMALELFKPFIYSKLQSLGYASTIKAAKKMVERELPEVWDILADVIREHPVLLNRAPTLHRLGIQAFEPLLIEGKAIQLHPLVCAAYNADFDGDQMAVHVPLTLEAQLEARALMMATNNVLSPANGEPIIVPSQDVVLGLYYMTRERINANGEGMVFSGLDEVERAFGTQSVSMHARVKVRLEEVEIDEKSGEERRQRRIYDTTVGRALLFRILPDGVPFELVDQPMKKKAISKLINEVYRRAGLKPAVIFADQLMYTGFRMATWSGASIGVNDFVIPDAKAEIVEGAEDEVKEIEDQFSSGLVTAGEKYNKVIDIWARANDQVAKAMMTGISKETVVDREGNEVEQDSFNSVFIMADSGARGSAAQIRQLAGMRGLMAKPDGSIIETPIVANFREGLNVLQYFISTHGARKGLADTALKTANSGYLTRRLVDVAQDMVITEPDCGTETGLTLHPVIEGGDIIVSLAQRVLGRVVAQDVVDPSTEEVLIPRGTLLDEAWCAELDTMGVDEIVVRSTITCETSHGVCSACYGRDLARGHQVNIGESVGVIAAQSIGEPGTQLTMRTFHIGGAASRASAVDSVQVKHGGKVRLHNIKHVERGDGKLVVVSRSSALAVADEHGREREYYKLPYGAELDVRDGDQVEAGQAVAKWDPHTHPIIAEAEGQVQYADLDEGVTMHRSVDEMTGLSSIEVIESAARPMAGRDKRPMIMLTDAAGKAVTVSGSDTPVQYPLPGKAIITADNGAKIGVGEVVARIPVEATGNKDITGGLPRVADLFEARKPKEPAILAEISGVISFGKETKGKRRLTITPEAGDPFEMLIPKWRQIAVFEGETVEKGEVISDGPSNPHDILRLLGIAELAKYITAEVQDVYRLQGVGINDKHIEVIVRQMLRKVEITDAGDSDFIPGDQAELVRVLEQNARLEQEDKFPAKYQRLLLGITKASLATESFISAASFQETTRVLTEAAVTGKRDYLRGLKENVVVGRLIPAGTGLTHHAERRRKREDAERLLHPSAYDVEQELGAQLTALDSDDDEI, encoded by the coding sequence ATGAAAGATTTGGTGAAAGTCCTCAAATCGCAGTCGCAGTCCGACGAGTTCGACGCGATCAAGATCACCCTGGCGTCGCCGGACATGATCCGCAGCTGGTCCTACGGCGAGGTCAAGAAGCCGGAGACCATCAACTACCGTACCTTCAAGCCGGAGCGCGACGGCCTGTTCTGCGCCAAGATCTTCGGCCCGGTGAAGGACTACGAGTGCCTGTGCGGCAAGTACAAGCGCATGAAGCACCGCGGCATCATCTGCGAGAAGTGCGGCGTGGAGGTCACCAAGGCCGCCGTGCGCCGCGAGCGCATGGGCCACATCGAGCTGGCAAGCCCGGTCGCGCACATCTGGTTCCTCAAGTCGCTGCCGTCGCGCATCGGCATGTTCCTGGACATGACCCTGCGCGACATCGAGCGCGTGCTCTACTTCGAGAGCTTCATGGTCATCGACCCGGGCATGACCACCCTCGAGCGTGGCCAGCTGCTCAACGACGAGCAGTACTTCGAGGCCCTCGAGGAGTTCGGTGACGACTTCGACGCCCGCATGGGCGCCGAGGCGGTCCAGGCGCTGCTCAAGGACATCGACCTCGAGGAGGAGATCGGTCGCCTGCGCGAGGAGATCCCGCAGACCAACTCCGAGACCAAGATCAAGAAGCTCTCCAAGCGCCTCAAGCTGCTCGAGGCCTTCCAGGGCTCGGGCAACGACCCGGCGTGGATGGTCATGGAGGTGCTGCCGGTGCTGCCGCCGGACCTGCGTCCGCTGGTGCCGCTGGACGGTGGCCGCTTCGCGACCTCCGACCTCAACGACCTCTACCGTCGCGTGATCAACCGCAACAACCGCCTCAAGCGGCTGCTGGACCTCAACGCGCCGGACATCATCGTGCGCAACGAGAAGCGCATGCTGCAGGAGTCGGTGGACGCGCTGCTCGACAACGGTCGTCGCGGCCGGGCCATCACCGGCTCGAACAAGCGCCCGCTGAAGTCGCTGGCCGACATGATCAAGGGCAAGCAGGGCCGTTTCCGCCAGAACCTGCTGGGCAAGCGCGTCGACTACTCCGGCCGCTCGGTCATCACCGTGGGCCCGACCCTGCGCCTGCACCAGTGCGGCCTGCCGAAGAAGATGGCGCTCGAGCTGTTCAAGCCGTTCATCTACTCCAAGCTGCAGTCGCTGGGCTATGCCTCCACCATCAAGGCCGCCAAGAAGATGGTCGAGCGCGAGCTGCCGGAGGTGTGGGACATCCTCGCCGACGTCATCCGCGAGCATCCCGTGCTGCTCAACCGCGCGCCGACCCTGCACCGCCTCGGCATCCAGGCCTTCGAGCCGCTGCTGATCGAGGGCAAGGCGATCCAGCTGCACCCGCTGGTGTGTGCCGCCTACAACGCCGACTTCGACGGTGACCAGATGGCGGTGCACGTGCCGCTGACCCTGGAAGCCCAGCTCGAAGCCCGCGCGCTGATGATGGCCACCAACAACGTGCTGTCACCGGCCAACGGCGAGCCGATCATCGTGCCGTCCCAGGACGTGGTGCTGGGTCTGTACTACATGACCCGCGAGCGCATCAACGCCAACGGCGAGGGCATGGTCTTCTCCGGCCTCGACGAGGTGGAGCGCGCCTTCGGCACCCAGAGCGTGTCGATGCACGCCCGCGTCAAGGTGCGCCTGGAGGAGGTCGAGATCGACGAGAAGAGCGGCGAGGAGCGTCGTCAGCGTCGCATCTACGACACCACCGTCGGCCGTGCGCTGCTGTTCCGCATCCTGCCCGACGGCGTGCCCTTCGAGCTGGTCGACCAGCCGATGAAGAAGAAGGCCATCTCCAAGCTGATCAACGAGGTGTACCGCCGCGCGGGCCTCAAGCCGGCGGTGATCTTCGCCGACCAGCTGATGTACACCGGCTTCCGCATGGCCACCTGGTCCGGCGCGTCCATCGGCGTCAACGACTTCGTCATCCCGGATGCCAAGGCCGAGATCGTCGAGGGCGCCGAGGACGAGGTGAAGGAGATCGAGGACCAGTTCTCCTCCGGCCTCGTGACCGCCGGCGAGAAGTACAACAAGGTCATCGACATCTGGGCCCGTGCCAACGACCAGGTCGCCAAGGCGATGATGACCGGCATCTCCAAGGAGACCGTGGTCGACCGCGAGGGCAACGAGGTCGAGCAGGACTCCTTCAACAGCGTCTTCATCATGGCCGACTCCGGCGCCCGGGGTAGTGCCGCGCAGATCCGCCAGCTGGCCGGCATGCGTGGCCTGATGGCCAAGCCGGACGGCTCGATCATCGAGACGCCGATCGTCGCGAACTTCCGCGAGGGCCTGAACGTCCTCCAGTACTTCATCTCGACCCACGGCGCGCGCAAGGGCCTGGCGGATACGGCACTCAAGACCGCCAACTCCGGTTACCTGACCCGCCGCCTGGTCGATGTGGCCCAGGACATGGTGATCACCGAGCCGGACTGCGGCACCGAGACCGGCCTGACCCTGCACCCGGTCATCGAGGGCGGCGACATCATCGTCTCCCTGGCCCAGCGCGTGCTCGGCCGCGTGGTCGCCCAGGACGTGGTCGACCCGAGCACCGAGGAGGTGCTGATCCCGCGCGGTACCCTGCTTGACGAGGCCTGGTGTGCCGAGCTCGACACCATGGGCGTCGACGAGATCGTCGTGCGCTCGACCATCACCTGCGAGACCAGCCACGGCGTCTGCTCGGCCTGTTACGGTCGCGACCTGGCGCGCGGTCACCAGGTGAACATCGGCGAGTCCGTGGGCGTCATCGCCGCCCAGTCGATCGGCGAGCCGGGCACCCAGCTGACCATGCGGACCTTCCACATCGGCGGCGCGGCCTCCCGGGCCTCCGCGGTGGACAGCGTCCAGGTCAAGCACGGCGGCAAGGTGCGCCTGCACAACATCAAGCACGTCGAGCGCGGCGACGGCAAGCTGGTGGTGGTCTCTCGCTCCAGCGCCCTGGCCGTCGCCGACGAGCATGGCCGCGAGCGCGAGTACTACAAGCTGCCCTACGGCGCCGAGCTGGACGTCCGTGACGGCGACCAGGTCGAGGCCGGCCAGGCCGTGGCCAAGTGGGATCCGCACACCCACCCGATCATCGCCGAGGCCGAAGGCCAGGTGCAGTACGCCGACCTCGACGAGGGCGTGACCATGCACCGCAGCGTGGACGAGATGACCGGTCTCTCCTCCATCGAGGTGATCGAGTCGGCGGCGCGTCCCATGGCGGGCCGCGACAAGCGCCCGATGATCATGCTCACCGACGCGGCGGGCAAGGCGGTCACCGTCTCGGGCTCCGACACCCCGGTCCAGTACCCGCTTCCCGGCAAGGCGATCATCACCGCCGACAACGGCGCGAAGATCGGCGTCGGCGAGGTGGTGGCCCGTATCCCGGTCGAGGCGACCGGCAACAAGGACATCACCGGGGGTCTGCCCCGCGTGGCCGACCTGTTCGAGGCGCGCAAGCCGAAGGAACCGGCGATCCTCGCCGAGATCAGCGGCGTGATCAGCTTCGGCAAGGAGACCAAGGGCAAGCGTCGCCTGACGATCACCCCGGAAGCCGGCGACCCGTTCGAGATGCTGATCCCGAAGTGGCGCCAGATCGCGGTCTTCGAGGGCGAGACGGTGGAGAAGGGCGAGGTCATCTCCGACGGCCCGAGCAACCCGCACGATATCCTGCGTCTGCTGGGCATCGCCGAGCTGGCCAAGTACATCACCGCCGAGGTGCAGGACGTCTACCGCCTGCAGGGCGTGGGCATCAACGACAAGCACATCGAGGTGATCGTGCGTCAGATGCTGCGCAAGGTGGAGATCACCGACGCCGGCGACAGCGACTTCATCCCGGGCGACCAGGCCGAGCTGGTCCGCGTGCTCGAGCAGAACGCGCGCCTGGAGCAGGAAGACAAGTTCCCGGCCAAGTACCAGCGGCTGCTGCTGGGTATCACCAAGGCGAGCCTCGCCACCGAGTCGTTCATCTCCGCGGCCTCCTTCCAGGAGACCACGCGGGTGCTGACCGAGGCGGCGGTGACCGGCAAGCGTGACTACCTGCGTGGCCTGAAGGAGAACGTGGTGGTGGGTCGTCTGATCCCGGCCGGTACCGGCCTCACCCACCACGCGGAGCGTCGCCGCAAGCGTGAAGACGCCGAGCGGCTGCTCCACCCGTCGGCCTACGACGTCGAGCAGGAGCTGGGCGCCCAGCTCACCGCGCTCGACTCGGACGACGACGAGATCTGA